A genomic region of Streptomyces sp. R33 contains the following coding sequences:
- a CDS encoding cytochrome P450 — protein MLKDGPATSRPPITHWPTPALDGVDFDPVLAELMQAGPITRIRLPNGSGWAWLVCRYDDVRMVANDPRFSRKLVAEHDVTRLAPHFIPAPGAVGFEDPPDHTRLRRTVAAAFTTSGVESLRTRAKEMLDALVDGILRDGPPVDLTERLLAPFPLAVVCELMGVPEADRPMVHEWTSLILSSAQGAERSEQAKNDMCAYLGGRMRSGEVAGGDSVIGLLVKAVEAGEVTAEEATGLALLIQIGGEAVTNNVGNMVYILLTRPDLMERMRSEPGLRPSALNELLRYIPHRNAVGLSRIALEDVTVAGQLIRAGEAIYVSYLAANRDPEVFPDPHELHLDRNPNPHVSFGYGPHFCPGNMLARLESELLVDALLDRFADLRLSVPPSELGWRPGALIRGPEGLPVTWS, from the coding sequence ATGCTGAAGGACGGCCCCGCAACCTCAAGGCCACCCATCACGCACTGGCCCACCCCGGCTCTGGACGGGGTCGACTTCGACCCCGTCCTCGCCGAACTGATGCAGGCGGGTCCGATCACCCGGATCCGCCTGCCGAACGGAAGCGGCTGGGCCTGGCTCGTCTGCCGGTACGACGACGTGCGCATGGTGGCCAACGATCCCCGGTTCAGCCGCAAGCTCGTCGCGGAACACGATGTCACCCGGCTGGCCCCCCACTTCATCCCCGCACCGGGCGCGGTCGGGTTCGAGGACCCGCCCGACCACACCCGGCTGCGGCGCACCGTCGCCGCGGCCTTCACCACCAGCGGGGTGGAGTCCCTGCGCACCCGGGCCAAGGAGATGCTCGACGCCCTCGTCGACGGGATCCTGCGCGACGGCCCGCCCGTGGACCTGACCGAGCGCCTGCTCGCGCCCTTCCCGCTCGCCGTCGTGTGCGAGCTGATGGGCGTCCCGGAGGCCGACCGGCCCATGGTCCACGAATGGACCAGCCTGATCCTCTCCTCGGCCCAGGGCGCCGAACGCAGCGAACAGGCGAAGAACGACATGTGCGCCTACCTGGGCGGGCGCATGCGCAGCGGGGAAGTGGCCGGCGGTGACAGCGTCATCGGGCTCCTCGTCAAGGCCGTCGAAGCCGGCGAGGTCACCGCCGAGGAGGCCACCGGACTCGCCCTGCTCATCCAGATCGGGGGCGAGGCCGTCACCAACAACGTCGGCAACATGGTCTACATCCTCCTCACCCGGCCGGACCTGATGGAACGGATGCGGAGCGAGCCCGGCCTGCGGCCCTCGGCGCTCAACGAGCTGCTGCGCTACATCCCGCACCGCAACGCCGTCGGCCTCTCCCGGATCGCCCTCGAGGACGTCACCGTGGCCGGCCAGCTCATCCGGGCGGGCGAAGCCATCTACGTCTCCTACCTCGCGGCCAACCGCGACCCGGAGGTCTTCCCCGACCCCCACGAGCTGCACCTGGACCGCAACCCCAACCCGCACGTCTCCTTCGGGTACGGACCCCACTTCTGCCCCGGGAACATGCTGGCCCGCCTCGAGTCCGAACTGCTCGTGGACGCACTGCTCGACCGCTTCGCGGACCTGCGCCTCAGCGTCCCCCCGAGCGAGCTGGGCTGGCGGCCCGGTGCCCTCATCCGCGGGCCCGAAGGTCTGCCCGTGACCTGGTCATGA
- a CDS encoding cupin domain-containing protein — protein sequence MTAHIARDGLLVPPGHGRKLHTDAQQVTFKVTGEHSSVASSFEVVVPPGFDVGAHLHTRSEELFYVLEGELDVMAFEPRVRSGDDWRHWEALDGRQVVRATPGTVIVVPPGCPHAFANPTGEPARMFFQASPPPDHERYFEELLELLDTSATPDPAAVRELRMRYDIEQLTPLRHELS from the coding sequence ATGACCGCGCACATCGCCCGCGACGGGCTGCTCGTCCCACCGGGTCACGGCCGCAAGCTGCACACCGACGCCCAGCAGGTCACGTTCAAGGTCACCGGGGAGCACTCCTCGGTGGCCTCGAGCTTCGAGGTCGTCGTACCGCCCGGTTTCGACGTCGGGGCACACCTGCACACCCGGAGCGAAGAACTGTTCTACGTCCTGGAGGGTGAACTCGACGTCATGGCCTTCGAGCCGCGCGTGCGTTCCGGGGACGACTGGAGACACTGGGAAGCGCTCGACGGACGTCAGGTCGTCCGTGCCACGCCCGGAACCGTCATCGTGGTTCCGCCCGGTTGTCCGCATGCCTTCGCGAACCCCACCGGCGAACCGGCCCGGATGTTCTTCCAGGCCTCACCGCCGCCCGATCACGAGCGGTACTTCGAGGAGCTCCTCGAGCTGCTCGACACGAGCGCCACCCCGGATCCCGCAGCGGTCCGCGAACTGCGGATGCGCTACGACATCGAACAGCTCACGCCCCTGCGCCACGAGCTGTCCTGA